The sequence CGCCTCGTCGATCGCTGGATCGACCTCGCCACCGAACGCTCCGACCTCCAACTCGCGCAACGCACCGAAGCAGCGAAGCCGATCAAGCGCCGCTGATCACACCCGAGAACCCGGCACTCTCCAGTTAGATTAGCAGGTTGCTGAAAAAGGGCGATCTGCTTCGGGCATGCGGGGCTTCCCAGACGAGCGCGCGACGTCATAAGGTCGCTCCCGATGAACGGCGCCCGCCGCATCCTCATCATCGGCAGCGGCTTCGGCGGCCTCGGCCTCGCCATCCGCTTGAAGCGCGCCGGGATCGACACCTTCACGATCCTCGAGAAGGACGCGACCCTCGGCGGCACCTGGCGCGACAACACCTACCCCGGCGCCGCCTGCGACGTGCCCTCCATGCTGTACTCGTTCTCCTTCGAGCCGAAGACGGACTGGAGCCGGAAGTGGTCGCCCCAGGCCGAGATCCACGCCTACATGGAAGAATGCGCCCGTACGAACGACATCTTGCCGCACATCCGCTTCGGCGTGGAGGTGGCGGGGGCGCGCTTCGACGAGACCCGCGGCACGTGGACCGTCCGGACGCCGGCGGGCGAGGAGCTCGTGGCGGACGTGCTGGTGAGCAGCGTCGGCCAGCTGCACAGGCCGCAGATCCCGAAGATCGCCGGCATCGACGCGTTCCGGGGTCCGTCGTTCCACTCGGCGCGCTGGCGCCACGACGTCGATCTCGCCGGCAAGCGCGTCGGCGTGATCGGCAACGCCGCGAGCGCGATCCAGTTCATCCCCGAGATCGCGAAGGCCGCCGGCCGGCTCACGATCTTCCAGCGCAGCGCCAATTGGATGATCGCGCGCGGCGATCGCCCCTTCCGCCCGTGGGAGCACTGGGTGCTGGAGCACGTGCCGGGCGCGCTCCGGGCGTATCGCGCGTTCCTCTGGGGCTTCGCCGAGCTCCTGCTCTACCCGGTCATGCGCCGGCAGCCGATGCTGGCGCGCGTCTACACCAAGTGGGCGCTCGACAACCTGAACGACCACGTCGTCGACCCGGAGCTGCGCGCGCGCCTCACCCCCGACTATCCGATCGGCGGCAAGCGCATCCTGATCCACGACGACTTCTTCCCCGCGCTCAACCGGCCGAACGTGGACCTCGTGACGACGCCGATCGCGCGCGTCGCCGAGAACGGGGTCGTCACGGCCGACGGCGCCGCGTATCCGTGCGACGTGCTGATCTTCGCGACCGGCTTCCGTACCAGCCCCTTCCTCGCGCCGATGACCCTCGAGGGCGTCGGCGGACGGAGCCTCGAGGCCGACTGGGCGCACGGCGCGCGGGCCTACTTCGGCCTCACGATGACCGGCTACCCGAACCTCTTCATGCTGTACGGTCCGAACACCAACCTCGGGCACAACTCGATCGTCTTCATGCTGGAGTGCCAGATCGCCTACGTCCTGGACGCGATCCGCTGGCTGATCGAGGACGACCTCGCGTACGTCGACCTGAAGCCCGAGGTAATGGAGGCGTTCAACGAACGGCTGCAGCGCGACCTCGCCGGCACGTCGTGGGCGGCCGCGCCGGAGAGCTGGTACAAGGACGCCGGCCGCATCACCAGCAACTGGCCGTACTCCACCTTCGAATACTGGCGGCGGACGCGGGCGCTGGTGCACGCCGACTACCGGGCGGAGCCGCGGCGCTCGGCGTCGAGCGGCGACGACGCGCGCGGCGGGATCACGAGCGGCGCCGCGACCCGCAGCGCCGCGGCCTGAGCTCGTCTCACCACACGCCCGGCACGAGCCGCGCGCGCACGCGCGCGGCGTACGCGTCGTAGCCCGCGAGCGCGCCGCGCAGGAAGCGCTCCTCGATCCCGATCCGCAGCACGAGAAGCCCGATCGGGACCAGCGCCACGAGCGCCCCGGCCGTCGATCCGAGCCAGAGCGGCATGCCGGCGAGGAGGAGCGCCGCGCCGGCGTACATCGGATGGCGGACAACGGCGTACGGCCCGCGCTCGACGACGTACTGGCCGCGCTCGGCCTGCGACCGCACGACCGGGATGGCGAACGCGTTCGCGCGCATCGCCGCCACGATGATCCCCCATCCCGCGAGCACGAGGCCGAGCCCGAGCACCTCGACCGCCGCCCCCGGCGGCGGCAGCAGGCGGAGCGCGAACACGTCCCACGGAACGAAGCGGACCGTGCCGAAGAAGGCGGCGACGAAGAGCAGCACGACCACCCGGTCGGCGTGCGGCTGGCCGCGCTGGACGGGCGGCCGAAGGCGCTCGGCGAGGAGCGCCGGGTCCGCGCGCGCCAGCACCATCATGCTCGCGATCGCCGCCGCGAGCGACACGCCGACGAGCGTCCACGCCGCGCGCCAGGCGAGGACGCCCGGCGGGCGGAACAGCAGGAGGGCGAGCAGCGCCGGCTGCAGCAGGGCTCCGAGCGCCGCTCGGAGCCCCGGAAGCGACTTCGCGCGCGTCATCGTTCGCGAAGTACACGGTCGGCGCGCCGCGCCGCAACGCGGGCGCGCCGCGCCGGGCGTCTCCCTTCGTCGCCT is a genomic window of Deltaproteobacteria bacterium containing:
- a CDS encoding isoprenylcysteine carboxylmethyltransferase family protein is translated as MTRAKSLPGLRAALGALLQPALLALLLFRPPGVLAWRAAWTLVGVSLAAAIASMMVLARADPALLAERLRPPVQRGQPHADRVVVLLFVAAFFGTVRFVPWDVFALRLLPPPGAAVEVLGLGLVLAGWGIIVAAMRANAFAIPVVRSQAERGQYVVERGPYAVVRHPMYAGAALLLAGMPLWLGSTAGALVALVPIGLLVLRIGIEERFLRGALAGYDAYAARVRARLVPGVW
- a CDS encoding NAD(P)/FAD-dependent oxidoreductase, with amino-acid sequence MNGARRILIIGSGFGGLGLAIRLKRAGIDTFTILEKDATLGGTWRDNTYPGAACDVPSMLYSFSFEPKTDWSRKWSPQAEIHAYMEECARTNDILPHIRFGVEVAGARFDETRGTWTVRTPAGEELVADVLVSSVGQLHRPQIPKIAGIDAFRGPSFHSARWRHDVDLAGKRVGVIGNAASAIQFIPEIAKAAGRLTIFQRSANWMIARGDRPFRPWEHWVLEHVPGALRAYRAFLWGFAELLLYPVMRRQPMLARVYTKWALDNLNDHVVDPELRARLTPDYPIGGKRILIHDDFFPALNRPNVDLVTTPIARVAENGVVTADGAAYPCDVLIFATGFRTSPFLAPMTLEGVGGRSLEADWAHGARAYFGLTMTGYPNLFMLYGPNTNLGHNSIVFMLECQIAYVLDAIRWLIEDDLAYVDLKPEVMEAFNERLQRDLAGTSWAAAPESWYKDAGRITSNWPYSTFEYWRRTRALVHADYRAEPRRSASSGDDARGGITSGAATRSAAA